In Platichthys flesus chromosome 20, fPlaFle2.1, whole genome shotgun sequence, a single genomic region encodes these proteins:
- the LOC133975851 gene encoding UDP-glucuronosyltransferase 2C1-like, which yields MGSIPGLSLVLLVASVSILTSPGVLGGKILVFPVDGSHWVNMDLLLQSLHARGHEVTVVRTTTSWYIKESAPHYRSISVKLPEAMGLEDQEFFSELLSKILSIKKEGPSLFAFVKFYWEMLGKLSGLHQQASMMVVEMFENKTLMQSIRDTQFDLVLLDPGLPVGVLVAHELKLPTVYNVRWVTSGEGHFVVAPSPTSYVPVSGHAASDKMTFVQRVRNSLFYVLNMGVDKFIVSPHYDRLVDRYFGPDVNFYHLLQGADIWLMRIDFVLEFPRPTMPNIFYIGGFQCKPSKPLSAELEEFVQSSGEHGVVLMSLGTLVKALPVEITSEIAAAFAQLPQKVIWRHVGETPKNLGNNTLLVKWMPQNDLLGHPKVRAFVAHGGTNGIYESMYHGVPIVGIPLLFDQHENILRLETRGAAKVVDTNTITHQNFLETLQEVLHDPSYRNNMKRLSDLHRDTPMRPLETAIFWIEFVMRHGGASHLRTESYKMPWYALHSVDVICVLLAVLLVLTAAVVGAIRFLCSRLCRRRKPKQE from the coding sequence ATGGGGAGCATCCCAGGACTTTCTCTCGTCCTTCTGGTGGCGAGCGTGTCCATCCTGACAAGTCCTGGCGTCCTCGGTGGAAAGATCCTGGTGTTCCCGGTGGACGGCAGCCACTGGGTCAACATGGACCTGCTGCTCCAGAGCCTCCACGCCCGAGGCCATGAGGTGACCGTGGTCCGCACAACCACGAGCTGGTACATCAAGGAGAGTGCACCACACTACCGCTCCATCTCCGTCAAGCTGCCAGAGGCCATGGGCTTGGAGGACCAGGAGTTTTTTTCCGAACTCCTGAGCAAGATTTTGTCCATCAAGAAAGAGGGGCCGTCTCTATTTGCATTCGTGAAGTTTTACTGGGAAATGCTCGGCAAGCTGTCGGGACTTCACCAACAGGCCAGCATGATGGTGGTAGAAATGTTTGAGAATAAGACTTTAATGCAGAGTATCCGTGACACTCAGTTTGACTTGGTGCTTCTGGACCCAGGTCTGCCTGTTGGGGTTCTGGTGGCTCATGAACTCAAGCTGCCGACTGTTTACAACGTGCGATGGGTCACCAGTGGAGAAGGGCATTTCGTGGTGGCTCCATCACCAACATCCTACGTTCCGGTTTCAGGACACGCCGCCTCGGACAAGATGACGTTTGTGCAAAGAGTGAGAAACTCCCTGTTCTATGTCCTGAACATGGGCGTCGACAAGTTCATCGTGAGCCCTCACTACGACCGACTGGTGGACAGGTACTTTGGTCCAGATGTAAACTTCTATCATCTGCTGCAGGGAGCAGACATCTGGCTCATGAGGATTGACTTTGTCCTTGAATTCCCCCGACCCACCATGCCCAACATCTTCTACATTGGTGGTTTTCAATGTAAACCATCTAAGCCTCTAtcagcagagctggaggagtttGTCCAGAGCTCAGGAGAGCATGGCGTGGTCCTGATGTCTCTGGGCACTCTGGTCAAAGCCCTGCCTGTAGAGATCACCTCTGAAATCGCTGCTGCATTCGCCCAACTTCCTCAGAAGGTCATATGGAGGCATGTCGGAGAGACCCCAAAGAATCTGGGAAACAATACCCTTCTGGTGAAATGGATGCCCCAGAACGACCTCCTGGGACACCCGAAGGTTCGAGCCTTTGTGGCCCACGGTGGTACGAACGGGATCTACGAGTCCATGTACCACGGCGTTCCGATTGTTGGCATTCCTCTTCTGTTTGACCAGCATGAGAACATTTTGAGGTTGGAAACTCGAGGTGCTGCCAAGGTGGTCGATACGAACACAATCACGCACCAGAACTTTCTGGAAACGTTACAGGAAGTTCTTCACGATCCCTCGTACAGGAACAACATGAAGCGTCTCTCCGACCTTCATCGGGACACACCGATGCGTCCACTTGAAACTGCTATTTTCTGGATCGAGTTTGTCATGAGGCACGGAGGTGCGTCACATCTACGCACCGAGTCCTACAAGATGCCCTGGTACGCTCTTCACTCCGTGGATGTTATATGTGTACTGTTAGCAGTTCTGTTGGTGCTGACGGCAGCTGTAGTGGGAGCGATACGCTTCCTGTGCTCTCgactctgcaggaggaggaaacccAAGCAGGAATAG